One Streptomyces sp. NBC_00223 genomic window carries:
- a CDS encoding serine hydrolase domain-containing protein translates to MSGATGWAPLWASDIAGPVLGASGRGSGTVVALRRGDERVFLTDGHTAYGGREPVGADTRFEIGSLTKVLTALLLAERVARGEVAYGSRVSGLLPPGVTLGEHGAPVTLLHLATHTSGLPRLPPGLPASARGRWLTNPYEAFSADDLMTAVGRTRPRFVPGTRVRYSNFGVGLLGRLLVGAGGSGVDGYGALLGARVLRPLGLERTDCGELSQATGYWHRHAQPPWRIPGLPAAGAVRSSGRDLLRLLDALIDPGEVPEPFLRAGLADVVRPRLALPRGDRRLALIWNIQPRPGHDLYHHSGGTRGFSSFAGFSPRTGVALVALTNTAPRMGSPFIQSAYEALRALASERAGAGARGGVSSLDPAVTAVPFDPAAVRR, encoded by the coding sequence GTGAGCGGCGCCACCGGGTGGGCGCCCTTGTGGGCGTCCGACATCGCCGGGCCGGTGCTCGGCGCGAGCGGCCGGGGGAGCGGTACGGTCGTGGCGCTGCGGCGCGGCGACGAGCGGGTCTTCCTCACGGACGGGCACACGGCGTACGGCGGCCGTGAGCCGGTCGGGGCCGACACCCGGTTCGAAATCGGCTCGCTCACCAAGGTGTTGACGGCGCTGCTCCTCGCCGAGCGGGTCGCGCGCGGCGAAGTCGCCTACGGCAGCCGGGTGTCGGGGCTGCTGCCGCCCGGGGTCACGCTCGGTGAGCACGGCGCCCCCGTGACGCTGCTGCACTTGGCCACGCACACGTCCGGACTCCCGCGCCTGCCACCGGGGTTGCCGGCCTCCGCCCGGGGGAGATGGCTGACCAACCCGTACGAGGCTTTCTCCGCCGATGACTTGATGACGGCGGTGGGCCGGACGCGTCCGCGCTTCGTGCCCGGGACGCGGGTGCGGTACTCGAACTTCGGGGTCGGGCTCCTGGGACGGCTGTTGGTGGGGGCCGGTGGCTCGGGCGTCGACGGGTACGGCGCTCTGCTCGGGGCGAGGGTGCTGCGGCCGCTCGGGCTGGAGCGGACGGACTGCGGCGAGCTGTCCCAGGCGACCGGGTACTGGCACCGGCACGCGCAGCCGCCGTGGCGGATTCCGGGGCTCCCGGCGGCGGGGGCGGTCCGTTCCAGCGGGCGGGACCTGCTGCGGCTGCTGGACGCCCTGATCGACCCGGGCGAGGTGCCGGAACCGTTTCTGCGCGCCGGACTGGCCGACGTCGTACGCCCCCGGCTCGCCCTCCCGCGCGGCGACCGGCGGCTCGCCCTGATCTGGAACATCCAGCCGCGCCCCGGCCACGACCTCTACCACCACTCGGGCGGCACCCGCGGCTTCTCGTCCTTCGCCGGATTCAGCCCGCGGACCGGGGTCGCCCTGGTCGCGCTCACCAACACGGCGCCGCGGATGGGCAGTCCGTTCATCCAGTCGGCGTACGAGGCGCTGCGCGCGCTTGCGTCGGAGCGGGCGGGCGCGGGTGCG